CCCGGAGAGCTGGACCGTGCCGTCGCCGGCGCGCACCTGCTCCAACCGGATCTTCAGCGGACCGGGCGTGACCTGAGCGCTGACCTCGAACCGCACCAACCGGCACTGCGGGACGCACTCGGGCACCGGCACCCGGTACTCCTCCCGACCCGAGGCCAGCGGACGGTCGACGCCCACCAGGCGGCTGCCGGTCGGGCCGGCGACCAGCAGGTGGAGCCGGGGCGCGTGGCCGGCGAACGCGAACTCGTCGAAGTCGGCGTCGACCGTCACGGTGAGGTCGCGCCCGCGGAGGAGAACCGACTCGGTCTGCGGAGCCGGGCGCAGCGGTCGGGCCAGCTCGGCCGGCGCCACCCCGTACGCCGGGTGGGTCGCGGCCACGGTCGCCAGCCGGGGCGAGTCCACCGCGAGCACCGGCGTCTTCGCGTCACCGCCACTGCTGGTCACGACCGCCATCGCGTACCTGCCCTCCGGGTCGACGGCCCGCACGGCCGACAGCAGATGGCTGCGGGACAGGGCGTCGACGCCGATCACCCGTGGGGCGCCGACGTCCACGACGGCCCGGTCCGCGTACGCCTCGGTGGCGCGCTGCCGAATGCCGGCGGTGAAGGCGAGCATCGCCACGGCCACCGTGAGCAGCGCGATCAGCGGTCGGAACCGCGGTTGCCGGCCCACCTGCAGCAGCGCCAGACCAGCCCGGATCCGTCCCCGTGCCAGCAGCGCCGCACCGACCGCCGCGGAGGACAGCAGGGCGAACCGCGCCAGCAGCACACCGACCGCGAGCGCCGCGACGACCGGGGCCAGCAGGGCCAGACCGCTGGGTGAGCCACCGGAGCGCAGCTGCGCCATCGCCGCCACCGCGACGGACACCGCGGCGACGTCGCCGAGGCTCGTGCGCCAGCCCCGGGCCCGCGCCGGCACCCTCCGCAGCAGGTCGACCACCGGCGCCGACAGGGTCCGGGTCTGGGCCAGCAGCACCGCGGCGAGCGCGCCGGCGGCGGCGATCGTCGCGTACGCGAACGCGGCACCGCCCAGCGCCAGCCGGGCGTCACCGGTCAACGTGTGCGCGGCGAGCAGCTCGGCAGCGGCCAGACCGGTCAGCGCACCCAGCGGAATGGCGGCCAGCGCCGGCACCGCGGACTCGCCGAGCGCGAGGGCCCACAGCCTCCGGCGCTGCACCCCGCGCAACAGCAACAGGCCCTGCTCGGGCCGCCGCTCGTCGGCGGCGGAACCGACCGCCACGAAGAGCACCAGCCAGCAGAGCAGGACCAGCAGCCCGGCGCCCAGCGCCACGCCGGATTCCAGCTGGTCACGCTGCACGGCGACCCGGTCGAGCAGCTGCGGCAGGCCGCTACCGGTGCCGAACCGCACGTGGGGGGCGCTGCTCGTCGCGGTCGCGACGGCGGCCTTGATGTCCTCGGCCGATCCGGTGCTGACCAGCTCGTCGGTCACGAACACGTCGGCCAGCGGTCGCTGGAGGACGGCGTCGTCGTCGGCCAGCCGCGACGCGGCGGCGGTGAAGATGGCGTCGTCGGCGCTGCCCACCGCCGACGGCGGGGCGGCGCCCGGCGCGGGTGGC
This genomic stretch from Micromonospora krabiensis harbors:
- a CDS encoding FtsX-like permease family protein; translation: MLAVIAGALVARRAQALAVLLLAVLASAAAAAAPLYVSAAGQALARQELADAPSDQQRVRISSIGEHTGLPDDPGTAPFQGLLTPFAAAGYDVVLGAQAGGVTVGPAGRTVNGNLVFRQGVCERVTVTGSCPRSTAEGERPEVMVSANTAAHLGVTAGGEVTFAGVPLRVSGVYRPLDPTEPYWLGDELLRPPAPGAAPPSAVGSADDAIFTAAASRLADDDAVLQRPLADVFVTDELVSTGSAEDIKAAVATATSSAPHVRFGTGSGLPQLLDRVAVQRDQLESGVALGAGLLVLLCWLVLFVAVGSAADERRPEQGLLLLRGVQRRRLWALALGESAVPALAAIPLGALTGLAAAELLAAHTLTGDARLALGGAAFAYATIAAAGALAAVLLAQTRTLSAPVVDLLRRVPARARGWRTSLGDVAAVSVAVAAMAQLRSGGSPSGLALLAPVVAALAVGVLLARFALLSSAAVGAALLARGRIRAGLALLQVGRQPRFRPLIALLTVAVAMLAFTAGIRQRATEAYADRAVVDVGAPRVIGVDALSRSHLLSAVRAVDPEGRYAMAVVTSSGGDAKTPVLAVDSPRLATVAATHPAYGVAPAELARPLRPAPQTESVLLRGRDLTVTVDADFDEFAFAGHAPRLHLLVAGPTGSRLVGVDRPLASGREEYRVPVPECVPQCRLVRFEVSAQVTPGPLKIRLEQVRAGDGTVQLSGADLADMRRWRQPGQTVDYWFDSAVGGEPALLLDVPDGRRTAPIPIAVADAPNPLPAWLTRSWGTQHGSFRYDGIDGAPTNALIAGFVDRLPRLGGSGLLVDLEYADRLAVAGQDGTKEVWLGAAAPADVLERLREQGVAVRYDRTISGEREELLSQAPALALTFNLFAALAGVLIGAAGLVTTAAADQRSRVAMLVALRRQGLAVRAVRGGYGWPVVFATVAGASATVVIWLLARDGQRLFGDGRSPAPVPAWPDVGRLLAVTVSAVTVFAVTAVVLGWVLTAAVRRRTTR